TCGTCTGGCTGGTTGGCGCCTTTGCTCCGGTCGGTCTTACTTCGCTTCCCAGAGAATTGAACGAGTATACCCAACAGAGCGGATGGATGTTTGCTTTGGCCGCTTCCTTGCTGATTCTGCTGCCTATACGCTTACTGGTCAACCTGACCTCCCGTTATCCGCAGCAAAACTTCGCTTCCATTCTGGAATCCATTCTCGGTAAATTTGCGGGCAAATTCATGATGCTGATTTTGTCTCTTTACATCATAATCTCCACGGCCTTCAGCATCCGCATTATGACGGACGGGGTGATTACTTATTTGTTGTTCCATACACCCAAATGGATAATTATCGCCGCGGCTTTGGCTGTTTCCGTCTATGCAATACATAAAGGGGCAAAGACTATTATTCGTTTCAATGAATTCATACAGCCTGTTTTGTTCATGACATTTTTCGCCATATTCATTTTAGTTTTTAACAAATCTGATTTCACCAATTTACTCCCCTTGGTCTCACGGGAAATACAGTGGAGAAATGGGGTACTTCTTTCGGTGTATCCTTTTTTTCATTTACTGGCTCTCGCTTTTTTCTTCCCATTTACCGCAAATCCCAAGCAGCTATGGAATGGAGCCGTATGGGGAACTCAAATCATCAATTTCACCTTTTTAATATTGTTTATATTGAATATTGGAATTTTTGGCAGCACTGAATTGAATTATATCCAGCATCCCGGCATTGAGATGGCCAGATTGATTGAATTGCCGATTCTTGAACGAATGGAGATTGTATTTATGACGTATTGGATCCTTTATTCCTTCACTTTATTTATTGTCGGTACGTATTCGGGTTCGGTGGGCCTGCAGCAATTATTTAACCGGGGCCCAAGATCATGGTGGGCATTGGCGGTTGGAGCGGTCGTCTATGTTCTTTCGCTGCTTCCTGAGAATATCGATACCGTCCACCAGTTGGAGCTGCTTCTGAATCAAGTGAATGCGGTTATGATGTTTATGTTCGTTCCGCTTTTGACGCTGGCCGACCGGATTAAAAAGAAGGCGAGGAGTTAACGATGCGGTTGATGGGAATCTGCGCGGTATTGCTTAGCAGCACCATTATGCTTAACGGATGCTGGGATTATGAGCGGCTGGGAGCCCATGCGCTGATTACGGGAATCGCGGTCGATAAATATAAAGCTGGACATATACTGGGCATAGAAGTCATGGAAATACCGAAAGGGACATCTGGGAAAGCCGAACAGACCACGAAGCCGAAAGTGATTATAAGCTCAATTGGTATTGATTCTGTTGAAATTCCGCTTCATTCCATTCAAACCCGGATTTCCGGACAGCCTTTTTACCCGAATCTGCAGATTTTAATGATTGGCAAGGAACAAGCCCGGGCGGGAATCGCGGATATTATCAGCCATTTTATTCGGGATCCGGATATGCGGCGAACCACAGAGGCGGTGATTGCTCAGGACAAAGCGACGGAACTGCTGCAAGCGAAGCCGGATGAATCCCATTTCACTTCTATGTATGTGAAAGATATGGTGACTGCCGCAAGCTCGTCCGGCCGGACCATCAGCTCCGACATTGGGGAAATTTCCCGGAGCATCCATGAACAATCGGTTTCCCTGCTGCCTGTGGTAGAGCCGTCGAAGGATCGCAAAGAGGTCAAAGTGCTTGGTACCGCCATATTGAATAAGGAAAAATATATTGACATGCTGAATGTGAACGAGAGCGTCATGATCGCGTTCCTGAAAGAGGATATTGAACATGGGAGCTTGTTCATGAAGTGTCCGAAAACAGGCCAAGGTTCAGCCGCAATGGATATCATCAGCACCCGGTCCGATATTCGTCCGGAATTTAAGGGAAACAAGCTCCAGATTAGAGGAAATCTGAAATTGACCGGGTATTTGGCGGAATACACTTGCGCGGGCCAACGAATCGAAGGTCACGAAAATATAAAGAGGCTGGAAGCTTATTTTACAGAAAAGCTGAATCGCCGTATCAATACAACGGTAGGCTCGATCCTGCAGCGTTCAGGAGCGGATGTTTTGGACATCAGGGATTTTTTCGAAAAACGAAAACCGGACCAATGGGAGGCCATTGAGCCCGATTTCGGGAATTTACTGAAAAAAGCGAAGGTTGATATTCGAACAGATGTCCACATCAAATTAAAGGGTGCGGGAACTTGATCAGACTTCAATCGTCATGAACAGCCTGACATTGCGGATGATCCGCATGATTTCATCGGATATCTGCCATTCCTCGCGGTTGCCGTCTATTGTGCGCAATATGCCTTGAGCATGATAGAAGGACTTCAATTTCTCCATTTCCGTCAAGGATTGGCGGATTCGTTTCTCAATGACGGAAGGCGTATCGTCCGAGCGCTGAATAAGGATCTGTCCGCATCGATCGCAAATACCCGGTTTCAGCGGCGGCCGGAATTTGACATGGTAGATAGCTTTGCAATTGGGACAAATTCTTCGTCCGGACAGTCTCTCCAAGAGGCTCTCTGCGTCTACATCGATCCACAGAACATGGTCCGGCTTGCGCCTAAGCTTGTTGAGAAGCTTGTTGAAGGTCTGCGCCTGCTGAACCGTCCGGGGGAATCCGTCGATTACAAACCCATTCTCACAATCCGTTTGCTGAATCCGCTCCCGCACGATTTGCAGCGTGATCGCTTCAGAAACAAGTTCTCCTTGTTTCAGAGACGCTCCGATTTGTTTCCCCAGCGCACTTTGCTTCGCTGCTTCCTTCCGCAGCAGATCTCCGACCGACAGATGCGGTACGGCTAATTGCCGGGCGGTTTTCTGCGCTTGGGTTCCTTTGCCGGAACCGGGTGGTCCCAACAGGATCAATATCATATGCCCAACCTCCCGGGATAATCGAAAAAGTTGATGTATGTATATTCACGGACTGAACAGCGGGTTCGCTTGATCGTTTCGTTCGCCTGCCCAAAAAATGCCGGTTTTTTGAAATAATAGTGATTTTCATCACAGGGGGATTGCTTCAGCCGTTGTACAGTAATGAAGAATGGAGAATTCGCGAGAGGGTGATAATGAATGAACGAGAAAATTAACTTGGTGGCCTACGACGGGTCGGAAGATGGGGAAAAAGCCTTAAAAAAAGCGGTCAAAATCGCTTTCAACGACAAAAGCGTACATCTGTACATTCTTCATGTTTTGAAGCCGTTTGGTTCGTTGAGCGGATATCCATGGGTATCTTATAAGCAAATTTCCGAAAAAATGATGGAAGAGGTGAAGGAATCTCTCCGGATGCTGGACAATCCGCTGGACATCAAAATCATTGAAGGGAATCCTGCACCGGAAATTGTCCGGTTCGCCAAAGAAATCAATGCGGATATGATTATTCTTGGGAACAGAGGACTCAGCGGATTAAAAGGATGTCTGGGAAGCGTAAGCCATCATGTGGTGGAAAAAGCGCACTGCACCGTGATGGTTGTCAAGTAGCTCAAACCGTTGTCATTTGACAAATGAAAGATACGGAAGGAATTTGCTGGAATCAATCGAATAATATAAATATACCGCTAAATTTGTCATTCCTAATTGTTCTGATACGGGACGGATAACAAATATGAAAAAGCACTACGGAAAAATTATTGTTACCATCATTGTGATCGCGATGATCGCTGTTCATTATTCTTTTGACTTAACCACTTATGAAAATGTCGAAATTTTTGAAATGCTGATCATTTTTATAATGGCCTTCTTCTTCAGTCTCCAATATGATAAAGCGAAATATTACGCCAAAGAACTCATCAGGAAGCAGACGGAGATGAAAAGGATTTTTCATCATGTCGATGCGGCAATCTGGTCGAAGGATTTGTCAACCGATTCAGTGGAAATTTCCAAAGCGATTGAAGTGATATTCGGCATCGCCCGGCAGAATCTTATTGAGGATCCCGACGCTTGGATCAACGCGGTTCATCCGGAGGATCGGCACATATATCTGGAGATGCGGGCGGAATTGTTATCCGGGAAGCCGAGCATCCGGGAATACCGCATCATCTCTCCCGCCGATGGGACTGTCAAATATATTCAAGACCGCGGCAAGCCCATATTGGATGCAAACGGCCGTCTGGTTAAACTCATCGGCGTGGTTCTGGACATGTCCGATCGGAGACGTGTGGAAGAAAGCTTGCTCGCGACGAAGCACCAGTTGGAATCCTTTCTGGAAAATAACATCGATGCCATTGCGATTTGCGACAAATCGGGCAGGGTCATCCTGATCAATAAAGCCTTTGAGCAAATGTACGGTTGGAGCCAGAGTGAAATTCTCGGGAAATACATGTGGGAGCTGCCGACGATCCCGAGCGATTTCAAAAATGAAGCGGCCATGCTGAAAAATGAACTTCAAGCAGGGCGTTCCGTCAGGGAATTTGAAACCCGTCGTGTCCGGAGAGACGGGAGTCTCATTAATG
The Ferviditalea candida genome window above contains:
- a CDS encoding universal stress protein gives rise to the protein MNEKINLVAYDGSEDGEKALKKAVKIAFNDKSVHLYILHVLKPFGSLSGYPWVSYKQISEKMMEEVKESLRMLDNPLDIKIIEGNPAPEIVRFAKEINADMIILGNRGLSGLKGCLGSVSHHVVEKAHCTVMVVK
- a CDS encoding GerAB/ArcD/ProY family transporter — encoded protein: MSEHEKLKISTYQIVWLVGAFAPVGLTSLPRELNEYTQQSGWMFALAASLLILLPIRLLVNLTSRYPQQNFASILESILGKFAGKFMMLILSLYIIISTAFSIRIMTDGVITYLLFHTPKWIIIAAALAVSVYAIHKGAKTIIRFNEFIQPVLFMTFFAIFILVFNKSDFTNLLPLVSREIQWRNGVLLSVYPFFHLLALAFFFPFTANPKQLWNGAVWGTQIINFTFLILFILNIGIFGSTELNYIQHPGIEMARLIELPILERMEIVFMTYWILYSFTLFIVGTYSGSVGLQQLFNRGPRSWWALAVGAVVYVLSLLPENIDTVHQLELLLNQVNAVMMFMFVPLLTLADRIKKKARS
- a CDS encoding adenylate kinase; this encodes MILILLGPPGSGKGTQAQKTARQLAVPHLSVGDLLRKEAAKQSALGKQIGASLKQGELVSEAITLQIVRERIQQTDCENGFVIDGFPRTVQQAQTFNKLLNKLRRKPDHVLWIDVDAESLLERLSGRRICPNCKAIYHVKFRPPLKPGICDRCGQILIQRSDDTPSVIEKRIRQSLTEMEKLKSFYHAQGILRTIDGNREEWQISDEIMRIIRNVRLFMTIEV
- a CDS encoding Ger(x)C family spore germination protein, which produces MRLMGICAVLLSSTIMLNGCWDYERLGAHALITGIAVDKYKAGHILGIEVMEIPKGTSGKAEQTTKPKVIISSIGIDSVEIPLHSIQTRISGQPFYPNLQILMIGKEQARAGIADIISHFIRDPDMRRTTEAVIAQDKATELLQAKPDESHFTSMYVKDMVTAASSSGRTISSDIGEISRSIHEQSVSLLPVVEPSKDRKEVKVLGTAILNKEKYIDMLNVNESVMIAFLKEDIEHGSLFMKCPKTGQGSAAMDIISTRSDIRPEFKGNKLQIRGNLKLTGYLAEYTCAGQRIEGHENIKRLEAYFTEKLNRRINTTVGSILQRSGADVLDIRDFFEKRKPDQWEAIEPDFGNLLKKAKVDIRTDVHIKLKGAGT
- a CDS encoding PAS domain-containing sensor histidine kinase, translated to MKKHYGKIIVTIIVIAMIAVHYSFDLTTYENVEIFEMLIIFIMAFFFSLQYDKAKYYAKELIRKQTEMKRIFHHVDAAIWSKDLSTDSVEISKAIEVIFGIARQNLIEDPDAWINAVHPEDRHIYLEMRAELLSGKPSIREYRIISPADGTVKYIQDRGKPILDANGRLVKLIGVVLDMSDRRRVEESLLATKHQLESFLENNIDAIAICDKSGRVILINKAFEQMYGWSQSEILGKYMWELPTIPSDFKNEAAMLKNELQAGRSVREFETRRVRRDGSLINVILTGSPLPDAKGNMDGWSLIARDITERKRTEELLLQQEKLSIAGQLAAGVAHEIRNPFTSLKGFLQLSKSKLDQKHYDIMQSELSRINDIIDDFLQLAKPQRIKFQVTDLHAILKDIVAILETQAILNNIQILQDLQEQIPLITCEPNQIKQVLINLLKNAMEAMPHGGNILLQMKHEDEDRILLRIQDEGIGIAEDRLPKLGEPFYTTKDHGTGLGLMLCYKIIDHHKGRIEIRSELHKGTTVDIILPVQSA